A section of the Buchnera aphidicola (Acyrthosiphon lactucae) genome encodes:
- the leuB gene encoding 3-isopropylmalate dehydrogenase produces MKKKYRIAVLPGDGIGPEVMQEAYKILNILQNKFFLSLEIKEFNIGGVAIDCEGIALPKTTLLGCENSDSILFGSVGGKKWDKLPIEKRPERASLLPLRKHFNLFSNLRPAKLYSELKFLSPLRSDIIKNGFDILCIRELTGGIYFGKPRGIIKDNDVKYAFDTEIYHEYEIVRIAHLAFKIARLRKNKVCSIDKSNVLQSSILWREIVEDISKKYPDVHLSHLYIDNATMQIIKNPNQFDILLCSNLFGDIISDECAMITGSIGMLPSASLNERNFGLYEPAGGSAPDIAGKNIANPIAQILSLSMLVRYGMNLNKIADKIDEAVNCVLKKGYRTADISNNNCFLKTNEMGDAIANSLINGK; encoded by the coding sequence ATGAAAAAAAAATATCGCATTGCAGTATTACCTGGTGATGGCATCGGTCCTGAAGTTATGCAAGAAGCATATAAAATCTTAAATATTTTACAGAATAAATTTTTTCTATCTTTAGAAATAAAAGAATTTAATATTGGTGGAGTTGCAATTGATTGTGAAGGCATTGCTTTACCAAAGACTACATTATTAGGATGTGAAAACTCTGATTCAATTTTATTTGGTTCTGTTGGTGGTAAAAAATGGGATAAACTTCCAATAGAAAAACGTCCAGAAAGAGCTTCTTTATTACCCCTAAGAAAACATTTTAATCTTTTTTCTAATTTAAGACCAGCTAAATTGTATTCAGAATTAAAATTTTTATCTCCTCTTCGTTCTGATATTATAAAAAATGGTTTTGACATTTTGTGTATTAGGGAATTAACAGGTGGAATTTATTTTGGGAAGCCTAGGGGTATTATAAAAGATAATGATGTTAAATATGCTTTTGATACAGAAATTTATCATGAATATGAAATTGTTCGTATTGCTCATTTAGCTTTTAAAATAGCACGTTTAAGAAAAAATAAAGTGTGTTCTATAGATAAATCAAATGTTCTTCAGAGTTCTATTTTATGGAGAGAAATAGTTGAAGATATTTCTAAAAAATATCCAGATGTTCATTTATCTCACTTGTATATTGATAATGCTACTATGCAGATTATTAAAAATCCTAATCAATTTGATATATTATTATGTTCTAATCTTTTTGGAGATATTATTTCTGATGAATGTGCTATGATTACTGGTTCAATTGGAATGTTACCATCAGCAAGTTTAAATGAAAGAAATTTTGGATTATATGAACCTGCAGGTGGTTCTGCACCTGATATAGCAGGTAAAAATATTGCTAATCCTATTGCTCAAATTCTTTCACTATCCATGTTGGTTAGATACGGGATGAATTTAAATAAAATAGCAGATAAAATTGATGAAGCTGTAAATTGTGTATTAAAAAAAGGTTATAGAACTGCAGATATTTCTAATAATAATTGTTTTTTAAAAACTAATGAAATGGGTGATGCTATTGCTAATTCTTTAATTAATGGTAAATAA